The following proteins are co-located in the Candidatus Cloacimonadota bacterium genome:
- a CDS encoding HNH endonuclease — MSKSQSELIMEYFQNHEKQELNHGPVVDWVTKEWLKNHSEPPRDIWRAIRKLHQEGTLIKIKKGVYKYDPDFIHDKSLFDFDAQTKKKILERDNFKCVVCGRGRKDGVELVVDHIKPKDKGGNNSIENGQTLCAEHNLLKKNYSRTEAGKRYFIKMYEDAIKYGDEKLINFCKCVFDCYDKHKMNGHIKRPNGN; from the coding sequence ATGTCCAAGTCTCAAAGTGAATTAATAATGGAATATTTTCAAAATCATGAAAAGCAAGAATTAAATCATGGTCCAGTAGTAGATTGGGTTACAAAAGAATGGCTGAAAAATCATTCAGAACCACCAAGGGATATTTGGAGGGCAATAAGAAAATTACACCAAGAGGGAACGTTAATTAAAATAAAGAAAGGTGTATACAAATATGATCCTGATTTTATACATGACAAATCGCTGTTTGACTTTGATGCACAGACTAAAAAAAAGATCTTAGAACGTGACAATTTTAAATGTGTCGTATGTGGAAGGGGAAGGAAAGACGGTGTAGAGTTAGTTGTAGATCATATTAAACCAAAAGATAAGGGTGGAAATAATTCAATAGAAAATGGACAAACATTATGTGCTGAACACAATTTACTTAAGAAAAATTACTCCCGTACTGAAGCTGGAAAAAGATATTTTATCAAAATGTATGAAGATGCTATCAAATATGGTGATGAAAAACTGATTAATTTTTGCAAATGTGTTTTTGATTGTTATGATAAACATAAAATGAATGGTCATATAAAAAGACCAAATGGAAATTAA
- a CDS encoding ABC transporter ATP-binding protein, giving the protein MRKFSSAFEEEKDSGKVLDSRLMKRLIKYLMPYKVYFIISFFLLLTVAFFAIAIPYITKTAIDDYINPSLKVLTIEDQSELKEYFSKRYKKYVVSQQNGQILIHSYNIDKLIPRHFHFLRAEELISKEIYAAYPINEKNTIIAEQYPEYLKKFGEYYIIQQRDLRELSLDATKSLRSKDIDGLKTLAIIFFVMLILRFVFSYIQIYLTQYGAMHSMYDLRMKLFNHLQKLPLSFFDKNPIGRLVTRVTNDINALSEMLGEGLITLIQDLFMMFAILVVMLLINWKLALITFVVLPFVIFFMLKFKVDIRKVYRLVRIRLAKINASLSENISGVQTIQLFHQEKKKLTEFEDITQEYFNAEKKQLKVFAVFRPLIDVMVHLAIALILWYGGGSIIQNKMSLGVLVVFISYVHRFFDPLYDLSQKYNVMQSAMAALERLFKLMDEKEEKYPKLTAHFARLKGKIEFKNVWMRYSEKSEEDWILKDINLKIRAGEKVALVGSTGGGKTTLVKLISSFYPFQKGDILIDGKSIKEYNLEELRHNIGVVHQDVFIFSGKIRDNISLFRPNITEEQIVQAAMYVNADRFISKLPKGYDDDAKERGSVLSAGQRQLLAFARVLVGDPSIFVLDEATSNIDTETEMLIQDALKKIMEKRTSIIIAHRLSTIQNVDRIVVIHKGKIAEEGSHNELLKLRGIYYKLYELQYKGMEK; this is encoded by the coding sequence AGACAGCGGCAAGGTACTTGATTCCAGATTGATGAAGCGGCTTATCAAGTATTTGATGCCGTATAAAGTCTATTTCATCATCTCCTTTTTTCTCCTGCTGACCGTTGCCTTCTTTGCGATTGCAATTCCTTATATAACAAAAACAGCAATTGATGATTATATTAATCCATCTTTGAAAGTTCTTACAATAGAAGATCAGTCTGAGTTGAAAGAATATTTTTCAAAGCGATATAAGAAGTACGTTGTCAGCCAGCAAAACGGACAGATACTGATCCATAGCTACAATATAGACAAGCTGATTCCACGGCATTTTCATTTCCTCAGGGCAGAAGAATTGATCAGCAAAGAAATATATGCTGCGTATCCGATCAATGAGAAAAATACCATAATAGCTGAACAATATCCTGAATATCTCAAGAAATTTGGCGAATATTATATTATTCAACAGCGTGATCTTAGAGAACTCTCTTTGGATGCCACGAAATCTCTCAGGTCCAAGGATATAGATGGACTTAAAACACTAGCGATCATCTTCTTCGTGATGCTTATTCTTCGTTTTGTATTTAGTTATATTCAAATATATCTTACTCAATACGGAGCTATGCATTCGATGTATGACCTGCGCATGAAGCTCTTCAACCATCTCCAGAAGCTGCCACTTTCATTCTTTGATAAAAATCCCATTGGCAGGCTGGTTACGCGAGTTACAAATGATATCAATGCACTTTCTGAAATGCTTGGAGAAGGTCTTATCACGCTGATACAGGATCTCTTTATGATGTTTGCAATCCTCGTTGTTATGCTGCTGATCAACTGGAAACTTGCACTGATCACCTTTGTAGTTCTGCCGTTTGTTATCTTCTTTATGCTCAAATTCAAAGTCGATATTCGAAAAGTGTACCGACTTGTTCGTATTCGTCTTGCTAAGATCAATGCAAGCTTAAGTGAAAACATTTCGGGTGTTCAAACGATACAACTTTTCCATCAGGAAAAGAAAAAACTGACTGAATTCGAAGATATAACGCAGGAGTACTTTAATGCTGAGAAAAAGCAATTGAAGGTGTTTGCCGTGTTCCGCCCACTTATCGATGTGATGGTGCACCTGGCGATTGCACTCATTCTCTGGTATGGTGGGGGAAGTATTATCCAAAATAAGATGTCATTGGGTGTACTTGTTGTGTTTATAAGCTATGTACATCGTTTCTTCGATCCACTCTATGACCTGAGCCAGAAGTATAATGTCATGCAGTCTGCAATGGCTGCGTTGGAACGCTTGTTCAAATTGATGGATGAGAAAGAAGAAAAATATCCGAAACTAACGGCTCATTTCGCACGTTTAAAAGGGAAGATAGAATTCAAAAATGTATGGATGAGATATTCTGAAAAGTCTGAAGAAGACTGGATACTCAAAGATATCAATCTCAAGATCCGAGCAGGTGAAAAAGTAGCGTTGGTCGGCTCAACAGGTGGTGGAAAAACAACGCTTGTTAAACTTATCAGTTCGTTCTATCCCTTCCAGAAAGGTGATATTCTGATAGATGGAAAATCAATAAAAGAATATAATCTTGAAGAACTGCGTCATAATATCGGTGTGGTCCATCAGGATGTGTTCATTTTCTCCGGCAAGATAAGGGATAATATTTCTCTTTTCCGCCCCAATATTACTGAAGAACAGATCGTGCAGGCAGCCATGTATGTGAATGCTGACAGATTTATCTCAAAACTACCAAAGGGTTATGATGACGATGCAAAAGAGCGCGGTTCAGTACTATCTGCAGGACAACGCCAGCTTCTTGCCTTTGCCCGTGTTCTGGTAGGGGATCCGAGTATTTTTGTGCTGGATGAAGCCACCTCGAATATCGATACAGAAACGGAAATGCTGATTCAGGATGCACTCAAAAAGATCATGGAAAAACGAACTTCGATCATTATTGCACACCGTCTCTCAACCATTCAGAATGTTGACCGCATTGTTGTCATTCATAAAGGGAAGATCGCTGAAGAAGGCTCACACAACGAACTTCTTAAGCTGAGAGGAATTTACTACAAATTATATGAACTTCAGTATAAAGGTATGGAGAAGTAA